From the Fusobacterium ulcerans ATCC 49185 genome, the window TAATAACTTATGTGGTAAATAATGTAGGAGCTAATCTTAATACTGCTTCTTGGGCGTTGTTATCTCATATATCAGGAATAAAAAAGAATATAGCAAAAAATATTGTTGATTACAGAAAAGAGAATGGAAACTTTGGAAATAGAAAACAACTTCTAAAGGTAAAGGGAGTAGGAGCAAAAGCTTATGAGCAAATGGCTGGATTCCTTGTTATACCTGATGGGGAAAATGTCCTTGATAATACAATAATTCACCCAGAATCATATCATATAGCAAAAGAAATATTGGAAAAAGTAGGATTTACATTGGAAAACTATAGAGAAGATTTAAATGGTGCAAGAGAAAAGCTTAAATCTTTTGACTATACTTCATTTGCAAAAGAAAAAGAATATGGAGTAGAAACTGTAAAGGATATATACCAATCTCTTATTAGAGATAGGAGAGATCCTAGAGATAGTTTTGAAAAACCTTTATTAAAATCAGATATACTTAAAATAGAAAATTTACAAGTAGGAATGGAAATAGAAGGAACAGTAAGAAACGTTGTTAAATTCGGGGCTTTTGTGGATATTGGGCTAAAGAATGATGCACTGCTTCATATTTCTGAAATATCTAATAAATTCATAGATGATCCAAGCAAAGTTCTTTCAGTGGGACAAATTATAAAAGTAAGGATTAAAGATATAGATAAAGAAAGGGAAAGAGTTGCATTAACTAAAAAGGAGATTTAATTGATGAGAATAAAAAAGAATTCTCTTCTTATTAAAATAATATTTTATAATGATATAGCAATAATGATAACTTCTGTTACTATTGCTCTTTTTCTGATTTTCATTTCTTTTGAAAGTCTTGAAAAAAAAATAGTGGATTCAGGAAGAGATAAAATAATTCTTTTGAGTAGAGGGTATAATGCTGCTATTATAAATGCAAAAGATGATCTTTTTCAAGTATCCAGAAATATAAATGTACTTGCAGGAAAAAATCTGAATAACACACTTACATATAATACAGTAGCTAAACTCATAAGAAATCAGCTTACAAAGAAAAATCTCAAGATGTATTCTGAAAGTTTAATTACAATAGTTTCTGCTGATGGAACTACATTGGGAGAATCAGGAAATGGAAAAGATTACTTCAGAATAGATGAAAGAAGCAGACATATACTTGAAAGGAATCTTTCAAGAAGTGAAAGCGAAATGAGTAATTATTATTTTTCAAAAGTTGGGAAGGATATATATGCAAGAATACTTTTACCTTTTTCTTCTGAAAGAAATAATAATGATAAGAAAAAGTTTATAGTAATGACTATGCCTATAAATGATAATGTTTTAAATGAACTTAGAAATTTTGTAGGTTTGACTGATGAAGATAAAATATTTCTTGTAGTTGATAATACATATCAATTAGGGGATATGGATCTGAAAAAAGGTGAAAGATTTTTTAAGAAAAAGCTAAATTTAGAGTATGACTATTTTTATGGAAGAAAAACTATAAATAATAATTCATATTATCTATCAATGTATAATATCCATAATTATAATAAACAATATATAGGAAATATAGGAATAGCTCTCTCAGGAGAAAGTATACTTAAAACAAAAGTTAAAGTTTCTTTTTCAATATTACTGATAGTAGTAGGACTTATAGTTACAAGTACAACTATTTGTGCACGTATATTCTATGAACTTTTGTCTCCTCTTAATGAAATTATAGATGCTGCTGAAGGGATAAGCAAAGGAAATTATGATTTTACATTGAAAAATGAAGATGTTGAAGAAATAAGAACACTTTCTAAATCTTTTGAACAGATGGCTGAAAGCATTAGAAATAATGAAAAAATGATGAAGGAAAAAAATATAAAACTGCAGGAAAATCTTAATAGAATTGATGCTATTGAAAAAATACTTATGGGATTGCAGATAGAAGATGACATAACTCTAACTGTACGAAGTCTGCAGGCAGCATTTACTTCTGAAATGGGACTAGGTTACAGCAGAGCTATGTATTTCAGATATAGCAGAGAGATAGATACTCTTGTGGGAGAATGTTCTCATGTAAATAATGTAGTAAAAACTAATATGATGAAAACTGAAAAAGAGGAAAGTGATGGATTTGAATTCCAAATAAGCACTTTAACTAAATTAGTTGCTCTTATTAAGATTCCATTTAAAGATGACAATCTTTTAGGAAAAGCTTTGAAAGAGAAAAGAATTATTTATCATAATGATAAAGGATATAAATATAATCTTGGAAATGACTTGTTTAAAAGTTTGGGAATTAATAATTTCCTGATATTTCCTATATACAGTGAATCTAGAAATTA encodes:
- a CDS encoding sensor histidine kinase → MRIKKNSLLIKIIFYNDIAIMITSVTIALFLIFISFESLEKKIVDSGRDKIILLSRGYNAAIINAKDDLFQVSRNINVLAGKNLNNTLTYNTVAKLIRNQLTKKNLKMYSESLITIVSADGTTLGESGNGKDYFRIDERSRHILERNLSRSESEMSNYYFSKVGKDIYARILLPFSSERNNNDKKKFIVMTMPINDNVLNELRNFVGLTDEDKIFLVVDNTYQLGDMDLKKGERFFKKKLNLEYDYFYGRKTINNNSYYLSMYNIHNYNKQYIGNIGIALSGESILKTKVKVSFSILLIVVGLIVTSTTICARIFYELLSPLNEIIDAAEGISKGNYDFTLKNEDVEEIRTLSKSFEQMAESIRNNEKMMKEKNIKLQENLNRIDAIEKILMGLQIEDDITLTVRSLQAAFTSEMGLGYSRAMYFRYSREIDTLVGECSHVNNVVKTNMMKTEKEESDGFEFQISTLTKLVALIKIPFKDDNLLGKALKEKRIIYHNDKGYKYNLGNDLFKSLGINNFLIFPIYSESRNYGCILVDYFGKDNVISQEEAELMTLLCINTSIRIGNKMLEEEKIDYERTATIGKLADRFFGRREDSLKKVISIVERMAECDYNNSCLRNGINSIREEVIKIKHENAILKEYSKSYENNMEVIEFEKFLYDVTEKMQPDLEANNITLSMFINYNGKIMGDKKQLEKVFHELIKNAKQAVINKNTSSKKINLIVTKDKNIDKIRINIIDNGIGMTEEQLSNVFDPFISFNENTPGLGLAIVQRIIKDHHGVIKFSSKIDEGTDVKITLNVYKEEI